The following DNA comes from Rhizobium lusitanum.
TCATCCATCGCGAAGTGATCCCGGGCGGCTGGTACTGGTCGACCCATATCAGGAAGAACGAAATATTCCGCGTCAGCCTCGATCATGGCTTCTCGACGGTCTCCCTCGTGGCCTGGAGCGCTGCCGACACCAGCGAGCGGCTGAACCTGCCCGATACGGTAAAGATGCAGTGGACCACCGCTCTCGGCAAGGGCCGGGTGATCTTCTCCGACATGGGCCGAGTGATGTTTTCGGTGACGGAAGATAGCTCCGGTGCCCATGACGGGCTGATGGGCGGCTCCACCTTCACGTCAAACGCAGCGAAATACGGAGACGGCACGCGCAATACCCGCGACAACCTGATCCTGCTGGCCACCAAGGCCGGGCTCGACAAGCGCGACATTCCGTCCGTGCTGGCGCTCTTTGCCCCGGTCCGCGTCGATCAGGACGGCGCGTTCCTATGGAAGCCAGAACTTCTGCATGGGCACGACTATGTCGAGCTGCGCGCCGAGATGGATATGATCCTCGGCTTTTCCAACTGCCCGCACCCGCTCGATCCGGACCCCGCCTATCGGCCAAACCCGGTGACCGTCACCCGCATGGCTGCGGCGAAGCTTGCCGACGACGACCTTTGCCGGACCGCGACCGCCGAGGCTGTACGCGGTTTTGAAAACAACACACTGGCGACGATGTGAGAGGGAGCAAGACCATGACTGATTTCATCCAGACAGCTCCGGGCCGCACACTCGAAAACACCATGCAGGATCACTTCATTGCCGCCGAG
Coding sequences within:
- a CDS encoding urea amidolyase associated protein UAAP1; protein product: MTHVRRSPEDIAANRARYEEHQRKGLEFAPKALPEASLLPAPEIAADKIIHREVIPGGWYWSTHIRKNEIFRVSLDHGFSTVSLVAWSAADTSERLNLPDTVKMQWTTALGKGRVIFSDMGRVMFSVTEDSSGAHDGLMGGSTFTSNAAKYGDGTRNTRDNLILLATKAGLDKRDIPSVLALFAPVRVDQDGAFLWKPELLHGHDYVELRAEMDMILGFSNCPHPLDPDPAYRPNPVTVTRMAAAKLADDDLCRTATAEAVRGFENNTLATM